One region of Arthrobacter sp. StoSoilB22 genomic DNA includes:
- a CDS encoding SGNH/GDSL hydrolase family protein — translation MAIKKVPSLDGSGKIFNKHIPDRLQDTALNATYALKSEAGAKNRLAALSIFKAALLRRETAPVIVIGAGSSTMAGSKSGTIPARWFTRFGVMLAEAFPMASGLAQATPLTLAEALAAPPTTPGIHLVNMGISGASAGTYITDTTGPQVASLNPALIVHSVGSNDYAGSVTLSNYKTRLQSRIAQLNADTPGPLVHLLIHQFQTESPTAVPIAPWSAYRDVLIEIADEDPKNVAFLDINDEFAAIGIPGSDPFGIRDADLAHLLADGHALFAQFVKDGLGFLPPARFSAPAPDPVVTLTTLTSDTFTGTDGTIFGRSTDALLGGTAKAWETSSTTSTSMVVSSGVLRNGADTFSRFYGVAVTTPNVQVSVKVKEVPTVADLNLISRRAALATSSQIYARIGTDSTVSISTGTELTARFPIVAGDVVAIRSSGTAHSLYVNGVKVASVTTASAAASAYAGILRPTGAVFAVDDFKVETIS, via the coding sequence ATGGCTATCAAGAAAGTCCCGTCGCTTGACGGGTCCGGCAAGATCTTCAACAAGCACATCCCAGACCGACTACAAGACACGGCACTTAATGCCACTTATGCCCTCAAATCAGAAGCGGGTGCAAAGAACAGGCTCGCCGCGCTTAGCATCTTCAAGGCCGCGCTGCTCCGCAGAGAGACGGCGCCAGTTATCGTAATCGGCGCTGGTTCCTCAACCATGGCCGGGAGTAAGTCAGGCACGATCCCGGCCCGGTGGTTCACCCGATTCGGTGTCATGCTCGCAGAGGCGTTCCCAATGGCCAGTGGGTTGGCTCAAGCAACTCCGTTGACCCTTGCGGAAGCCCTTGCGGCCCCGCCCACCACACCGGGCATTCACCTTGTGAATATGGGCATCTCTGGGGCATCAGCGGGGACCTACATCACGGATACCACCGGCCCTCAGGTTGCATCATTGAACCCAGCGCTGATTGTCCACTCGGTTGGCTCAAACGACTACGCGGGATCAGTCACTCTGAGTAACTACAAGACCCGGTTGCAGAGCCGCATCGCCCAGCTAAACGCTGACACGCCGGGGCCGCTTGTGCACCTGCTGATCCACCAGTTCCAGACTGAGTCTCCTACGGCCGTCCCAATCGCGCCGTGGTCCGCGTACCGGGATGTCCTTATCGAAATCGCAGATGAGGACCCGAAGAACGTCGCTTTCCTCGACATCAACGATGAGTTCGCCGCTATTGGGATTCCTGGCAGCGACCCGTTTGGGATCAGGGATGCAGACTTGGCGCATCTGCTTGCGGATGGGCACGCTTTGTTTGCGCAGTTCGTGAAAGATGGGCTTGGGTTCCTGCCTCCTGCCCGGTTTTCGGCCCCCGCCCCGGACCCTGTGGTGACGCTGACTACCCTCACATCGGACACCTTCACTGGAACCGATGGAACGATCTTTGGACGTTCCACTGACGCGCTGCTTGGCGGAACCGCCAAGGCGTGGGAGACATCGTCAACCACGAGCACATCGATGGTGGTGTCCTCTGGTGTTCTGCGTAACGGAGCAGACACGTTCTCGCGCTTCTATGGTGTCGCGGTTACGACGCCCAACGTCCAGGTATCTGTGAAGGTCAAGGAAGTCCCGACTGTCGCGGACCTGAACCTGATCTCGCGACGCGCCGCGCTAGCTACTTCGAGCCAGATCTACGCCAGGATCGGGACTGACTCAACTGTCTCAATTTCGACAGGTACGGAGTTGACTGCCAGGTTCCCGATTGTCGCTGGGGATGTGGTGGCTATTCGCTCATCGGGGACGGCGCACAGCCTCTACGTCAATGGCGTGAAGGTGGCATCCGTAACCACGGCGTCTGCCGCAGCATCTGCCTACGCGGGCATCTTGCGCCCAACCGGCGCGGTGTTCGCAGTGGACGACTTCAAGGTTGAAACCATTAGCTAG